The Citrifermentans bemidjiense Bem genome window below encodes:
- the lpxD gene encoding UDP-3-O-(3-hydroxymyristoyl)glucosamine N-acyltransferase, which translates to MKKSLNEIAQYLGGTVSGDGEVLIGGLATLDDAGEGTLTFLANPKYAAKVATTKASAVLMGTGGNTHGKNAIFHPNPYLAFAKLLTLFYTAPAKPVGVLPGAFVADGVKLGADVSVYPGAYIGAGAVIGDRVVLHPGVVLYPGVVVGNDVTLHANVSVRERCRIGNRVTIHDGTVIGSDGFGYAPDGASYYKIPQIGIVIVEDDVEIGSNCVIDRAALEATRIRRGTKIDNLVQIAHNVVIGEDCIIVSQVGISGSTQLGNHVTLGGQVGVAGHIKIGDNVMIGAKSGVAGNVEPNQVLSGIPVMPHRDWLRSAGIAPKLPEMKKTLSALEKRVAELEAKLAKGE; encoded by the coding sequence ATGAAGAAATCGCTTAATGAAATAGCGCAGTACCTGGGAGGGACCGTTTCCGGCGACGGCGAAGTCCTGATCGGCGGGCTCGCGACCCTGGACGACGCGGGGGAGGGGACGCTTACTTTTCTGGCCAACCCGAAGTACGCCGCCAAGGTCGCCACCACCAAGGCTTCGGCCGTGCTGATGGGGACCGGGGGGAACACCCATGGCAAGAACGCCATCTTCCACCCCAACCCTTATCTTGCCTTCGCGAAGCTGCTCACCCTGTTTTACACCGCACCGGCAAAGCCGGTCGGCGTGTTGCCGGGCGCCTTCGTAGCCGATGGGGTGAAGCTCGGGGCGGACGTTTCGGTGTACCCGGGCGCCTACATAGGCGCCGGCGCCGTGATCGGCGACCGGGTGGTCCTGCACCCGGGAGTCGTGCTCTACCCGGGTGTCGTGGTCGGCAACGACGTGACGCTGCACGCCAACGTGAGCGTCCGCGAGCGGTGCCGCATCGGCAACCGCGTCACCATCCACGACGGGACCGTGATCGGCTCCGACGGCTTCGGCTACGCGCCCGACGGCGCCTCCTACTACAAGATCCCGCAGATCGGCATCGTCATCGTCGAGGATGACGTCGAGATCGGCTCCAACTGCGTCATCGACCGCGCGGCGCTTGAGGCCACCCGGATCCGCCGCGGCACGAAGATCGACAACCTGGTGCAGATCGCGCACAACGTCGTCATCGGCGAGGACTGCATCATCGTCTCCCAGGTCGGCATCTCCGGCAGCACCCAGCTGGGGAACCACGTAACCCTCGGGGGGCAGGTCGGCGTCGCCGGCCACATCAAGATCGGCGACAACGTCATGATCGGCGCGAAGTCCGGCGTGGCGGGGAACGTGGAGCCGAACCAGGTGCTTTCCGGCATCCCGGTGATGCCGCACCGCGACTGGCTCAGGTCGGCCGGCATAGCGCCCAAGCTTCCCGAGATGAAGAAGACGCTCTCGGCGCTGGAGAAGCGGGTGGCGGAGTTGGAAGCGAAACTGGCCAAAGGGGAGTAA
- the lysS gene encoding lysine--tRNA ligase has protein sequence MEELSELLLQRRRKVDALWEAGINPYPNDYRPQHTSADVRAAYGDKEVIEEEPQSFVVAGRILMRRSFGKAAFVQVQDRKGRMQLYMKKDTLGEELFAEFENYDIGDIIGATGTPFRTKTGELSLAVSELRLLTKSLLPLPEKFHGLTDVETRYRQRYVDLIVSPDVREVFYKRSRVIQLIRDFMTKNDFLEVETPMMHPIPGGATAKPFATHHNALDMELFLRIAPELYLKRLVVGGFERVFEINRNFRNEGISVRHNPEFTMMEFYQAYATFEDLMNYTEELLCHVAQELLGTLDFSYGGEPISFQRPWRRFTVKEAILEYGDIDAKSLEDRDLAYAYAQKIGLELPEDVGYGKLITEIFEEVAEIKLIQPTFITNYPTEVSPLSRKSDQDPEYVDRFEFFCAGREMANAFSELNDPRDQKERFLAQVAAKDKGDEEAHYMDEDYIRALEYGLPPTAGEGIGIDRLVMLLTDSPSIRDVILFPQLRKEAK, from the coding sequence ATGGAAGAGTTGAGCGAACTGCTGCTGCAGAGAAGACGCAAGGTAGATGCATTGTGGGAGGCGGGTATCAACCCGTACCCGAACGATTACCGGCCGCAACACACCTCGGCCGACGTCCGCGCCGCTTACGGCGACAAGGAAGTCATCGAGGAAGAGCCGCAGAGCTTCGTGGTGGCCGGCCGCATATTGATGCGCCGCTCCTTCGGCAAGGCCGCCTTCGTACAGGTGCAGGACCGCAAAGGGCGCATGCAGCTCTACATGAAGAAGGACACCCTGGGCGAGGAGCTCTTCGCCGAGTTCGAAAACTACGACATAGGCGACATCATCGGCGCCACCGGCACCCCTTTCCGCACCAAGACCGGGGAGCTTTCCCTCGCCGTCAGCGAACTGCGCCTGCTGACCAAGTCGCTCTTGCCGCTTCCCGAGAAGTTCCACGGACTTACCGACGTAGAGACCCGTTACCGCCAGCGCTACGTCGACCTGATCGTCTCCCCCGACGTGCGCGAGGTGTTCTACAAGCGCTCCCGCGTCATCCAGCTCATCCGCGACTTCATGACCAAGAACGACTTCCTGGAAGTGGAAACCCCGATGATGCATCCCATCCCCGGCGGCGCCACGGCGAAGCCGTTCGCGACGCACCATAACGCGCTGGACATGGAGCTCTTCCTGCGCATCGCCCCCGAGCTCTACCTGAAGAGGCTCGTGGTCGGCGGCTTCGAGCGCGTCTTCGAGATCAACCGCAACTTCAGAAACGAAGGGATCTCGGTGCGCCACAACCCCGAGTTCACCATGATGGAGTTCTACCAGGCCTACGCCACCTTCGAGGACCTGATGAACTACACCGAGGAACTCCTCTGCCACGTGGCCCAGGAACTTCTCGGCACCCTCGACTTCAGCTACGGCGGCGAGCCGATCAGCTTCCAGCGCCCCTGGCGCCGCTTCACCGTGAAGGAGGCGATCCTCGAGTACGGCGACATCGACGCGAAGAGCCTTGAGGACCGCGACTTAGCCTACGCCTACGCCCAGAAGATCGGGCTGGAACTCCCCGAGGACGTGGGGTACGGCAAGCTCATCACCGAGATCTTCGAGGAGGTCGCCGAGATCAAGCTGATCCAGCCGACCTTCATCACCAACTACCCGACCGAGGTTTCGCCCCTTTCCAGAAAGAGCGACCAGGACCCCGAGTACGTGGACCGCTTCGAGTTCTTCTGCGCCGGGCGCGAAATGGCCAACGCCTTCTCCGAGCTGAACGACCCGCGCGACCAGAAGGAGCGCTTCCTGGCCCAGGTGGCCGCCAAGGACAAGGGGGACGAGGAGGCGCACTACATGGACGAGGACTACATCCGCGCCCTGGAGTACGGGCTTCCTCCCACCGCCGGCGAGGGGATCGGCATCGACCGCCTGGTCATGCTCTTGACCGACTCCCCGTCCATCCGCGACGTCATCCTGTTCCCGCAGTTAAGGAAAGAGGCGAAATAG
- a CDS encoding RCC1 domain-containing protein: MSYICAGLLTAAAVSGCGGSKKNETIPTTVAIFNAHSLIFRNNTAMTMGYNAFGQLGDNSLENRAVATKVFGLGHMTGGAVGAEHTLAFSNHTSVVMAWGYNAYGQLGDPAISTSVNTAFSSTPVKAQLERPVTDVAAGGFHSLGVANGSIYAWGNNDYGQVGNGAFSPKQTTPAKLTNYTEASLNSAKAVAAGGYHSAALLNNGTVYAWGDNSYGQLAFSPNTTAKSSIPMKVPVPVTTGQVEAIAAGGKFTLALEVVRDAFNKIIGQTLWGWGFDGVGQLGIDPASATLPKRQAGKNDTAYTRTPVAVRSIPTADGTTIVIKKFVAGTDHILLLLGARDNDGSDGSWTVKAVGYNYFGQLGNNMGLSPTNKSTEISSFEFVNTLNTSGTPDLTGVTDIAAFGQHSLAKVGGVWYGWGNNDMGQLGNPVPTSSAGNPKIPVLVQGQ, from the coding sequence ATGTCCTATATCTGCGCCGGACTTTTGACAGCTGCGGCCGTTTCAGGCTGCGGCGGATCGAAGAAGAATGAGACCATTCCCACCACGGTAGCCATCTTCAACGCCCACAGCCTTATCTTCAGAAACAACACGGCGATGACCATGGGGTACAACGCCTTCGGGCAGCTCGGCGACAACTCCCTGGAAAATCGTGCCGTGGCCACCAAGGTCTTCGGGCTGGGCCACATGACCGGCGGGGCTGTCGGCGCCGAACATACGCTCGCCTTCAGCAACCACACCAGCGTGGTCATGGCCTGGGGTTACAACGCTTACGGCCAACTGGGCGATCCGGCCATCTCGACCTCCGTCAACACCGCTTTCAGCTCGACGCCGGTTAAGGCGCAGTTGGAGCGTCCGGTCACCGACGTCGCCGCGGGGGGCTTCCATTCGCTGGGGGTAGCCAACGGCTCCATCTATGCCTGGGGCAACAACGACTACGGCCAGGTCGGCAACGGCGCCTTCAGCCCCAAGCAGACCACGCCGGCGAAACTCACCAACTACACCGAGGCTTCGCTCAATAGCGCAAAGGCCGTCGCTGCAGGCGGGTACCACTCCGCGGCGCTTTTGAACAACGGGACCGTCTACGCCTGGGGAGACAACAGCTACGGTCAGCTCGCGTTCAGCCCGAACACCACAGCGAAGAGCAGCATTCCGATGAAGGTCCCGGTGCCCGTCACGACTGGGCAGGTGGAGGCGATAGCTGCCGGAGGGAAGTTCACCTTGGCGCTCGAGGTGGTGAGGGATGCCTTCAACAAAATCATCGGCCAGACCCTTTGGGGATGGGGCTTCGATGGCGTGGGGCAGCTCGGCATCGACCCGGCGTCGGCCACGCTTCCCAAGCGGCAGGCAGGGAAGAACGATACGGCCTATACCCGCACCCCGGTCGCTGTTCGCAGCATTCCCACCGCCGATGGAACTACCATCGTGATCAAGAAGTTCGTCGCCGGCACCGACCACATCCTGCTGCTTCTGGGCGCCCGCGACAACGACGGCAGCGACGGATCCTGGACTGTGAAGGCGGTCGGCTACAACTACTTCGGGCAGTTGGGTAACAACATGGGGCTTTCGCCAACCAACAAGAGCACCGAAATCAGCAGCTTCGAATTTGTGAACACCCTCAACACCAGCGGAACACCCGACCTTACCGGGGTCACCGACATTGCGGCATTCGGGCAGCATTCCCTGGCCAAGGTGGGGGGCGTCTGGTACGGCTGGGGGAACAACGACATGGGGCAGTTGGGCAACCCCGTTCCCACTTCCTCCGCCGGAAACCCGAAGATTCCGGTGCTGGTGCAGGGGCAGTAG
- the fabZ gene encoding 3-hydroxyacyl-ACP dehydratase FabZ: protein MLDIVQIMELLPHRYPFLLVDKIVEMEPGKRIVGIKNVTMNEPFFQGHFPGFPVMPGVLIIEAMAQVAAILAYKAAEGDAKEKVSYFMAIDNARFRKPVKPGDTLRIEVETLFCKRGIWSVAAKAYVGETLMTEAELKATLGSK from the coding sequence ATGCTTGATATAGTGCAGATTATGGAACTTCTTCCGCATCGCTACCCTTTCCTCCTGGTCGACAAGATCGTCGAGATGGAGCCGGGAAAGCGGATCGTCGGCATCAAGAACGTCACCATGAACGAGCCGTTTTTCCAGGGGCACTTCCCCGGATTCCCGGTCATGCCGGGGGTCCTGATCATCGAAGCGATGGCGCAGGTCGCCGCCATCCTGGCCTACAAGGCCGCGGAAGGCGACGCCAAGGAGAAGGTCAGCTACTTCATGGCCATCGACAACGCCCGTTTCAGGAAACCGGTAAAGCCGGGCGACACCCTGAGAATCGAGGTGGAGACCCTGTTCTGCAAGCGCGGCATCTGGAGCGTAGCGGCCAAGGCCTACGTCGGCGAGACCCTGATGACCGAAGCCGAGCTTAAGGCGACCCTCGGGAGCAAGTAA
- the lpxA gene encoding acyl-ACP--UDP-N-acetylglucosamine O-acyltransferase, which translates to MIHSTAIIHPGAKIADGVEIGPYVVIGENVSIGKGTKIGPHTVIDGWTEIGEDNNIFHMASVGAVPQDLKYKGEKTWLKIGNGNTIREFASLHLGTVTGDGETTVGGGNLFMAYSHVAHDCHIGNHVIMANSATLAGHVTVEDYAIMGGLSAVLQFTRIGAHVMVGGMTSITLDVPPYTIVTGDRSESRLRGLNLVGLKRRGFSEQTVSSLKKAYKILSLSGMKLTEAVEKMKSDIPTCPELEHFISFIESAKRGVTR; encoded by the coding sequence ATGATTCACAGCACCGCAATAATCCACCCCGGCGCCAAGATCGCCGACGGGGTCGAGATCGGCCCTTATGTAGTCATCGGCGAAAACGTAAGCATCGGCAAGGGGACCAAGATCGGCCCGCACACCGTGATCGACGGCTGGACCGAGATCGGCGAGGACAACAACATCTTCCACATGGCCTCGGTGGGAGCAGTCCCCCAGGACTTGAAGTACAAAGGCGAGAAAACCTGGCTCAAGATCGGCAACGGCAACACCATCAGGGAGTTCGCCAGCCTGCACCTGGGAACCGTGACCGGCGACGGCGAGACCACCGTCGGCGGCGGGAACCTCTTCATGGCCTACTCGCACGTGGCCCACGACTGCCACATCGGCAACCATGTCATCATGGCCAACTCGGCCACCCTCGCCGGGCACGTCACCGTCGAGGACTACGCCATCATGGGCGGTCTCTCCGCCGTACTGCAGTTCACCAGGATCGGCGCGCACGTGATGGTCGGCGGCATGACCTCGATCACCCTGGACGTCCCCCCCTACACCATCGTCACCGGCGACCGCAGCGAGTCGAGGCTAAGGGGATTGAACCTGGTCGGGCTGAAAAGGCGCGGTTTCTCCGAGCAGACCGTCTCCAGCCTGAAGAAGGCGTACAAGATCCTGTCGCTTTCCGGCATGAAGCTGACCGAGGCGGTGGAGAAGATGAAGAGCGACATCCCCACCTGCCCCGAGCTAGAGC
- the bamA gene encoding outer membrane protein assembly factor BamA, which translates to MLAVQLLVCPTLSFAQGEHHGPSAATAPSAQPAQPAAPPAQPAPAPAQPSPAPAQPAAAPQSGTEKIAAVKISGNRRIETAAIMPALRTKAGEVLDPAKVDADLKAIYQLGYFKDVKVQTEAADGGVVLEYVVQEKPIVREVKVEGAKELSTEKVREAVEIKPNAIFSQKDLQKSVKKVKKLYADEGYYLAEVTGDISMRSDTELNVIFRVKEGDKVLIKEIRFEGNQAFRAKKLKKAMETSEKWMFSWLTGAGTYKEETLKNDMALLTDLYMNDGYINVKIGEPKVELTPDRKALQVTIGITEGEQYRIGKLDFKGDLLEHRDVLFGKLKEKSGEVFNRSSLRADIFTLTDFYADKGYAFANVSPITNLNREQRIIDISFDLEKGEKVSIDRINIAGNTKSRDKVVRRELRLAEGELYSSTALKRSKQNLMNTGFFEEANLVTAKGSASNKLDLNVEVKEKPTGTFSIGAGYSSLDGIIGQGSVQQANFLGLGLKMTAAASFGSKSQTYNLGLTDPYFMDSKWTIGGDIYRNERKYLDYTRRATGGDVKAGYPLSDTLSTFWLYKYEQKEIFDESPELQVNINKGTILAPDKTSTTSAIVASITSNTTDYRLDPSTGMMNTLSLEVAGFGGTNRYLKTITEHTLFHPLLFGVGSVRGTLGYVQGFGGKEIPIDERFYLGGISSLRGYSSRTVSPFKASDVPIIDGSGYGGTSLNRVYLGGEMEAVANVEYTFPLLKEAGLKAVLFFDAGNSANSLNDTFGNILTSYGAGIRWFSPIGPLRLEYGIPINPRQGIDSGGKLEFSIGSIF; encoded by the coding sequence ATGCTTGCCGTTCAGCTCCTGGTCTGCCCGACGCTGTCGTTTGCCCAAGGCGAACACCACGGCCCGTCCGCCGCGACGGCCCCGTCAGCCCAGCCCGCTCAGCCTGCCGCCCCGCCGGCGCAACCGGCCCCGGCCCCTGCGCAACCGTCACCGGCACCCGCGCAACCGGCGGCAGCTCCCCAGTCCGGCACCGAGAAAATCGCCGCGGTCAAGATCAGCGGCAACCGGCGCATCGAGACCGCCGCCATCATGCCGGCGCTGCGGACCAAGGCCGGCGAGGTGCTGGACCCGGCGAAGGTCGATGCGGACCTGAAGGCGATCTACCAGCTGGGGTACTTCAAGGACGTGAAGGTGCAGACCGAAGCCGCGGACGGGGGTGTGGTCCTCGAGTACGTCGTGCAGGAAAAGCCGATCGTGCGCGAGGTGAAGGTCGAGGGGGCGAAAGAACTGAGCACCGAGAAGGTGCGCGAGGCGGTGGAGATCAAACCCAACGCCATCTTCTCCCAGAAGGACCTGCAAAAAAGCGTCAAGAAGGTGAAAAAGCTCTACGCGGACGAGGGCTACTACCTGGCCGAGGTGACCGGGGACATCAGCATGCGCTCGGACACCGAGCTGAACGTCATCTTCCGCGTCAAGGAAGGGGACAAGGTCCTCATCAAAGAGATCCGCTTCGAGGGGAACCAGGCGTTCAGGGCGAAAAAGCTGAAAAAGGCGATGGAGACCTCGGAGAAGTGGATGTTCTCCTGGCTCACCGGCGCCGGCACCTACAAGGAAGAAACGCTCAAAAACGACATGGCGCTTCTCACCGACCTGTACATGAACGACGGCTACATCAACGTGAAGATCGGCGAGCCGAAGGTGGAGCTTACCCCGGACCGGAAGGCGCTCCAGGTAACCATCGGGATCACGGAAGGGGAGCAGTACCGCATCGGGAAACTCGACTTCAAGGGAGACCTGCTGGAGCACCGGGACGTGCTCTTCGGCAAGCTGAAGGAAAAGAGCGGGGAAGTCTTCAACCGCAGCAGCTTGCGGGCCGACATCTTCACCCTTACCGACTTCTATGCGGACAAGGGATACGCCTTCGCCAACGTCTCCCCGATCACCAACCTGAACCGCGAGCAGCGCATCATCGACATCAGCTTCGACCTTGAGAAGGGGGAGAAGGTGAGCATCGACCGGATCAACATCGCCGGCAACACCAAGTCCCGCGACAAGGTGGTGCGGCGCGAGCTGAGGCTGGCAGAGGGGGAGCTTTACAGCTCCACTGCGCTCAAGCGCAGCAAGCAGAACCTGATGAACACCGGCTTCTTCGAGGAGGCCAACCTGGTGACGGCAAAGGGGAGCGCTTCCAACAAGCTCGACTTGAACGTCGAGGTGAAAGAGAAGCCGACCGGCACCTTCAGCATCGGGGCGGGCTACAGCTCGCTGGACGGCATCATAGGGCAAGGGTCGGTGCAGCAGGCCAACTTCCTCGGCCTCGGGCTCAAGATGACCGCGGCCGCCTCATTCGGCAGCAAGTCCCAGACCTACAACCTCGGGCTCACCGATCCGTACTTCATGGATAGCAAGTGGACCATCGGGGGCGATATCTACCGCAACGAGCGGAAGTACCTCGACTACACCCGCCGCGCGACCGGCGGCGACGTCAAGGCGGGATATCCCCTCTCGGATACCTTGAGCACCTTCTGGCTCTACAAGTACGAGCAGAAGGAGATCTTCGACGAGTCGCCCGAGCTGCAGGTCAACATCAACAAGGGGACGATCCTGGCCCCGGACAAGACCTCGACCACCAGTGCCATCGTCGCCAGCATCACCAGCAACACCACCGACTACCGGCTCGACCCCTCCACCGGGATGATGAACACGCTATCCCTGGAGGTCGCCGGTTTTGGCGGCACCAACCGCTACCTCAAGACCATCACCGAGCATACGCTGTTCCATCCCCTGCTCTTCGGGGTGGGGTCGGTGCGGGGAACGCTCGGGTACGTGCAGGGATTTGGCGGCAAAGAAATACCGATCGACGAGAGGTTTTATCTTGGGGGCATCAGCTCGCTGCGCGGCTACTCCTCGCGTACCGTAAGCCCGTTCAAGGCCTCCGACGTCCCGATCATCGATGGTTCAGGTTATGGCGGGACCAGCCTGAACCGCGTCTATCTGGGGGGCGAGATGGAGGCGGTGGCGAACGTCGAGTACACCTTCCCGCTGTTGAAAGAGGCGGGGCTTAAAGCCGTCCTCTTCTTCGACGCCGGCAACTCGGCCAACAGCCTGAACGACACCTTCGGCAACATCCTGACCAGCTACGGCGCCGGCATCAGGTGGTTCTCCCCGATAGGGCCGCTGAGACTCGAGTACGGCATCCCGATCAACCCCAGACAAGGAATTGACTCAGGCGGAAAGCTTGAGTTCTCCATAGGGAGTATTTTCTAA
- a CDS encoding OmpH family outer membrane protein: protein MKRLIIALLVVFSLPLSALAADGGKFGSVDIQKVLLMSDAGKEAKEQLGQKAAKYEGEKNTKEGELKKLKGELESQGVVLNESARGAKERDYQQRLKEYQRFLKDAQDDLQAKNDEFTGKIVDEIVKVAQDFGRKNGYTFILVRNEIMIYLDPSADVTDEVLKAFNAARKK, encoded by the coding sequence ATGAAACGTCTTATCATCGCATTATTAGTGGTGTTTTCTCTTCCCCTCTCCGCGTTGGCCGCCGACGGCGGCAAGTTCGGCTCCGTCGACATCCAGAAGGTGCTGCTGATGTCGGACGCGGGCAAAGAGGCGAAGGAACAACTCGGCCAGAAGGCGGCCAAGTACGAGGGCGAGAAGAACACGAAGGAAGGCGAGCTGAAGAAGCTCAAGGGCGAGCTGGAAAGCCAGGGGGTGGTGCTTAACGAGTCTGCCCGCGGCGCCAAAGAGCGCGATTACCAGCAGCGTCTCAAGGAGTACCAGCGTTTCCTGAAGGACGCCCAGGACGACCTGCAGGCCAAAAACGACGAGTTCACCGGCAAGATCGTGGACGAGATCGTCAAGGTGGCGCAGGATTTCGGGCGCAAGAACGGCTACACCTTCATCCTGGTCAGGAACGAGATCATGATCTATCTCGACCCGTCCGCCGACGTGACCGACGAAGTGCTGAAGGCCTTCAACGCCGCCAGGAAGAAATAA
- a CDS encoding lipoprotein-releasing ABC transporter permease subunit, which produces MPFELFIGLRYLKAKRKSTFISLITLISVAGVALGVMALIIVLAVMTGFEEQLKEKILGTNAHIVVLSSLGAVHDYPQVIKKLEGMDGVVAATPFIYNQVMLSTGKNVSGVVLRGIDVKSDAKVTNLQKSMVEGKLDTLESEVGKTPGLVVGKELAKNLGLFLGDTVDVISPMGNITPLGMMPKLNRFRITGIFNTGMFEYDSTLAYVSLKEAQQFLDLGDVVTGVQLKVRDVYKSDQLAQKINQELGPPYHARDWMQMNKNILFALKTEKSVMFIILTLIVLVAAFGIASTLFMVVMEKTRDIAILKSMGATSRSIMRIFVFEGVIIGVLGTAIGVLGGLLVALNMESIVTVVQKVTGFELFSKDIYYLDHFPSQVIPSDVVLISITAVLISFAATLYPSWAASRMAPAEALRYE; this is translated from the coding sequence ATGCCCTTCGAGCTCTTCATAGGGCTGCGCTACCTTAAGGCCAAGCGCAAATCGACCTTCATCTCCCTGATCACCCTGATCTCCGTGGCAGGGGTCGCCTTGGGCGTCATGGCGCTCATCATCGTCCTCGCCGTGATGACCGGGTTCGAGGAGCAGCTCAAGGAGAAGATCCTGGGGACCAACGCGCACATCGTGGTCCTTAGCAGCCTCGGGGCGGTACATGATTACCCCCAGGTCATCAAGAAGCTGGAAGGGATGGACGGCGTGGTAGCCGCCACCCCGTTCATCTACAACCAGGTCATGCTCTCCACCGGCAAGAACGTCTCCGGCGTGGTGCTGCGCGGCATCGACGTGAAAAGCGACGCCAAGGTCACCAACCTCCAGAAGTCCATGGTCGAGGGGAAGCTCGACACCCTGGAGAGCGAGGTCGGGAAGACGCCGGGACTGGTGGTCGGCAAGGAGCTGGCAAAGAACCTGGGGCTCTTCCTGGGCGACACGGTGGACGTGATCTCCCCCATGGGGAACATCACGCCGCTTGGCATGATGCCCAAGCTGAACCGCTTCCGCATCACCGGCATCTTCAATACCGGCATGTTCGAGTACGACTCGACGCTCGCCTACGTTTCGCTCAAGGAGGCCCAGCAGTTCCTCGATCTGGGCGACGTGGTGACCGGTGTGCAGCTCAAGGTGCGGGACGTCTACAAGTCGGACCAACTGGCGCAAAAGATCAACCAGGAGCTAGGCCCTCCGTACCACGCCCGCGACTGGATGCAGATGAACAAGAACATCCTCTTCGCGCTTAAGACCGAAAAAAGCGTGATGTTCATCATCCTGACCCTGATCGTGCTGGTGGCCGCCTTCGGCATCGCCTCGACGCTCTTCATGGTGGTCATGGAGAAGACCCGCGACATCGCCATCCTGAAGTCGATGGGGGCGACCAGCCGCAGCATCATGCGCATCTTCGTCTTCGAGGGGGTAATCATCGGCGTCTTAGGCACCGCAATCGGCGTGCTGGGCGGATTGCTGGTTGCGCTCAACATGGAATCGATCGTGACCGTGGTGCAGAAGGTGACCGGCTTCGAGCTTTTCAGCAAGGACATCTACTACCTGGACCACTTCCCCTCCCAGGTGATACCGTCCGACGTGGTGCTGATCAGCATCACGGCGGTACTGATCTCCTTTGCCGCGACGCTCTATCCTTCCTGGGCCGCCTCGCGCATGGCCCCCGCGGAGGCGCTCCGTTATGAGTAG
- a CDS encoding ABC transporter ATP-binding protein: MSSLLEVKNLYKSYGEAAAKVEVLKGIDLCVESGDTIALVGPSGAGKSTLLHIMGTIDRPTSGEVLFDGEPVFALADQPLASFRNRSIGFVFQFHHLLPEFTALENVMMPLLIGGEKRSKVEGRARELLHDVGLAHRVTHRPGELSGGEQQRVAIARALVRQPRLLLADEPTGNLDMKTSHEVHELLYSIQRSTGITLVIVTHNEQLAAGMNRTIRVVDGRIVE; encoded by the coding sequence ATGAGTAGCCTTCTCGAGGTGAAGAACCTCTACAAGTCCTACGGCGAGGCCGCGGCCAAGGTCGAGGTGCTGAAGGGAATCGATCTCTGCGTGGAATCGGGCGACACCATAGCCCTGGTGGGCCCTTCCGGCGCCGGCAAGAGCACGCTCTTACACATCATGGGGACCATCGACCGCCCCACAAGCGGCGAGGTGCTCTTCGACGGGGAGCCGGTCTTCGCGCTCGCGGACCAGCCGCTCGCCTCCTTTCGGAACCGCTCCATCGGCTTCGTGTTCCAGTTCCACCATCTCCTCCCCGAGTTCACGGCGCTGGAGAACGTGATGATGCCGCTTTTGATCGGCGGCGAGAAGAGGTCCAAGGTCGAAGGGCGCGCCCGCGAGCTTTTGCACGACGTGGGGCTGGCCCATCGGGTGACCCACCGGCCGGGTGAGCTGTCCGGGGGGGAGCAGCAGCGCGTCGCCATCGCGCGGGCGCTGGTGCGGCAGCCCAGGCTCCTTCTGGCGGACGAGCCTACCGGGAACCTCGATATGAAGACCAGCCACGAGGTGCACGAACTGCTCTACTCGATACAGCGCAGTACCGGCATCACGCTGGTGATCGTCACCCACAACGAGCAGCTGGCGGCGGGGATGAACCGCACCATCCGCGTGGTGGACGGCAGGATCGTGGAATAG